The stretch of DNA TAGGTGTTTGATCGAGTTTATATCCATTCATCATTTTATAATAACTCATTGCAATTTTATACTGAGCAAACATAGCATCTCTCGTATTTGGATATAATTCTATAAATTTTTTGTATTCTTCAATCGCTAAAAGATAATCACCTTCACTATAATATACGTCCCCCAGAATAAGACTTGCTTTTTTTGCATAAATACTGCCTGGATGTTGTTGGTTTATCATTGATAAACTATGCTCTGCTTCTTTATAGTTATGATTGATATAGAATTGTACACCTTCGTTATACCACTCATATGCGCTTTTTTCTGGTTCACTTTTTACTAACTCTTTCGATGTTGAACAACCTGAAATAAAAAAAACCACCAAGGCCATTACACTATAAATAATGGTTTTTTTCATATTAATAACCCATTTTTGTATCAAGTGTCAGAATCATAATTTATCTCCTTTACGACTATCCTATCGAATTTTAAATCACTTGATAAGTCATTTAGTTTTTTTAAAATAGTTTCTTTTATGCTTTCCACTTCTTGATGCCATATTGAATTGTAAACACCCAAAGTTAAAATGCCGTCTTTGTAAT from Desulfurella sp. encodes:
- a CDS encoding outer membrane protein assembly factor BamD, whose protein sequence is MKKTIIYSVMALVVFFISGCSTSKELVKSEPEKSAYEWYNEGVQFYINHNYKEAEHSLSMINQQHPGSIYAKKASLILGDVYYSEGDYLLAIEEYKKFIELYPNTRDAMFAQYKIAMSYYKMMNGYKLDQTPTKKAIENFLILLDKYPNNPYKDQVYDHLTECVKQLYRHQLFITRFYYDLGKYRATEIELDYMAKHFTDLNFNDEMLYLLASVYDHLGKKQEALNFFNELKKKYPNSKYVVLFEKQLNKVGK
- a CDS encoding DciA family protein produces the protein MALVDISTATFDLLKDLGLERAVYIVKAKDIFRQLDIDERNVCVLNYKDGILTLGVYNSIWHQEVESIKETILKKLNDLSSDLKFDRIVVKEINYDSDT